One genomic segment of Streptomyces liangshanensis includes these proteins:
- a CDS encoding ABC transporter substrate-binding protein yields the protein MGTARKRFGSTFVSATALAVSLVLVAGCGSGDDGGKARTKDGKTVISLGLFGVMGYKETDLLDRYMKENPDVTIETDVAGDEQTYYTALQTHLAAGSGLKDIQGIEIGRAKELVDTQADKFADLGKTPGTDHFLPWKSSQVTTGDGKVIGLGTDIGPMAVCYRKDLFEQAGLPTDRAEVAKLWEGDWAKYVDVGRTFKQGTKNPKVAYMDTSTGLFNAMIYGEDKQFYDEDGKLIYQDNPVVKDAWKLASDAATSGLTAKLRQFQPGWDPGLANGTFATAVCPAWMLAHISEKAGPANKGKWDVAKAPKGANWGGSFLGVMEDSPVKKQAEKLVAWLTAPEQQAYIFEKLGNFPSSKTALDMPAVANGTSPYFSDAPIGQIFGAAAKEIPAKQVLGRKDGTIKDTFSLGLQLIEAQGKSPDAAWKTTDERIQKLTR from the coding sequence ATGGGCACTGCCCGCAAGCGCTTCGGATCCACCTTCGTTTCCGCCACCGCCCTCGCGGTGTCCCTGGTCCTCGTCGCCGGCTGCGGAAGCGGCGACGACGGGGGCAAGGCGCGCACCAAGGACGGAAAGACCGTCATCAGCCTCGGCCTCTTCGGAGTCATGGGCTACAAGGAGACCGATCTCCTCGACCGCTACATGAAGGAGAACCCCGACGTCACGATCGAGACCGACGTGGCCGGGGACGAGCAGACCTACTACACCGCGCTCCAGACGCACCTCGCCGCCGGCAGCGGGCTCAAGGACATCCAGGGCATAGAGATCGGCCGGGCGAAGGAGCTGGTCGACACCCAGGCCGACAAGTTCGCCGACCTAGGGAAGACCCCGGGCACGGACCACTTCCTGCCCTGGAAGTCGTCCCAGGTCACCACCGGCGACGGCAAGGTGATCGGCCTCGGCACGGACATCGGCCCCATGGCGGTCTGTTACCGCAAGGACCTGTTCGAGCAGGCCGGACTGCCCACCGACCGGGCGGAGGTGGCGAAGCTCTGGGAGGGCGACTGGGCGAAGTACGTCGACGTCGGCCGCACCTTCAAGCAGGGGACGAAGAACCCCAAGGTCGCGTACATGGACACCTCCACCGGACTGTTCAACGCGATGATCTACGGCGAGGACAAGCAGTTCTACGACGAGGACGGCAAGCTGATCTACCAGGACAACCCGGTGGTGAAGGACGCCTGGAAGCTCGCCTCCGACGCGGCCACGTCCGGGCTCACCGCCAAGCTCCGCCAGTTCCAGCCCGGTTGGGACCCCGGCCTGGCCAACGGCACCTTCGCCACCGCCGTCTGCCCGGCCTGGATGCTCGCCCACATCAGCGAGAAGGCCGGCCCCGCGAACAAGGGCAAGTGGGACGTCGCCAAGGCCCCCAAGGGCGCCAACTGGGGCGGCTCGTTCCTCGGCGTGATGGAGGACAGCCCGGTCAAGAAGCAGGCGGAGAAGCTCGTCGCCTGGCTGACCGCGCCCGAGCAGCAGGCGTACATCTTCGAGAAGCTCGGTAACTTCCCCTCCTCGAAGACGGCGCTCGACATGCCCGCGGTCGCCAACGGCACCTCCCCGTACTTCAGCGACGCGCCGATCGGCCAGATCTTCGGCGCCGCCGCGAAGGAGATCCCGGCGAAGCAGGTCCTCGGCCGCAAGGACGGCACGATCAAGGACACCTTCTCCCTGGGCCTCCAGCTGATCGAGGCGCAGGGCAAGAGCCCCGACGCGGCGTGGAAGACGACGGACGAACGGATCCAGAAGCTCACCCGCTGA
- a CDS encoding LacI family DNA-binding transcriptional regulator, giving the protein MSSRDPRGQRPTLEAVAALAGVGRGTVSRVVNGAPGVSAKARAAVEAAIAELHYVPNPAARSLVTSRTDSIALVIPESESRLAAEPYFNAVIRGVSTELADTDMQLLLILVRNPRELDRLTRFVEARRVDGVLLVAVHQDDPLVAFLEKTQMPTVLAGRRSPDESLSHVHSDNVGGAAQAVRHLLGQGRTTVATIAGPLDMDVGRGRLQGWRDAHAGHGTPPDESLAVSADFTEEGGRAAMGELLDRHPGLDAVFVASDVMAAGALTELRERGRRVPEDVAVIGFDDSIVARHTVPPLTSVNQASEDIGRAITRLLLEEINDPAAPRQYLTLPTTLTHRRTT; this is encoded by the coding sequence ATGAGCAGCCGCGACCCGCGAGGTCAGAGGCCGACCCTTGAAGCCGTGGCGGCACTGGCGGGCGTCGGCAGGGGGACGGTCTCCCGGGTCGTGAACGGCGCCCCCGGCGTGAGCGCCAAGGCCCGCGCGGCCGTGGAGGCGGCGATCGCGGAGCTGCACTACGTACCGAATCCGGCCGCGAGGAGCCTGGTCACCAGCCGGACCGACAGCATCGCGCTGGTGATACCGGAGTCGGAGAGCCGGCTGGCGGCGGAGCCGTACTTCAACGCGGTCATCCGGGGGGTCAGTACCGAACTGGCCGACACCGACATGCAGTTGCTGCTGATCCTGGTACGGAACCCGCGCGAGCTGGACCGGCTGACGCGGTTCGTGGAGGCGCGGCGGGTGGACGGCGTCCTGCTGGTCGCGGTGCACCAGGACGACCCGCTGGTCGCGTTCCTGGAGAAGACGCAGATGCCGACGGTGCTGGCCGGACGGCGCTCCCCCGACGAGTCGCTCAGCCATGTGCACTCCGACAACGTGGGCGGGGCGGCGCAGGCCGTACGGCATCTGCTCGGCCAGGGGCGTACCACCGTCGCCACGATCGCCGGACCGCTCGACATGGACGTGGGCCGCGGCCGTCTCCAGGGGTGGCGGGACGCCCACGCCGGGCACGGCACTCCCCCGGACGAGTCGCTGGCGGTCTCCGCCGACTTCACCGAGGAGGGCGGGCGGGCCGCGATGGGCGAGCTGCTGGACCGTCACCCCGGGCTCGACGCCGTCTTCGTCGCGTCCGACGTGATGGCGGCCGGCGCGCTGACCGAGCTGCGCGAGCGGGGGCGGCGGGTGCCCGAGGACGTGGCGGTCATCGGCTTCGACGACTCGATCGTGGCCCGGCACACCGTCCCGCCGCTGACGAGCGTCAACCAGGCCAGCGAGGACATCGGACGGGCCATCACGCGGCTGCTGCTGGAGGAGATCAACGATCCGGCCGCGCCCCGGCAGTACCTCACGCTCCCCACGACGCTCACGCATCGCAGGACCACCTGA
- a CDS encoding spore-associated protein, which translates to MRFGISRRAAAVGALAAALVGGTALTAPPAGAAVTQAKYNGVCGPAYRVVDSAPVGTLGTVFLTVDPARGTHCVVTVRSKPGARMYMAAYVNTSMDPDPIDDTGEFTTYAGPVYAGSTTDCVGWWGWIGATHGEGPVTTGCE; encoded by the coding sequence ATGAGGTTCGGCATCAGCAGACGCGCGGCGGCCGTCGGGGCACTGGCGGCCGCGCTGGTCGGCGGTACGGCCCTGACGGCTCCGCCGGCGGGCGCGGCGGTGACGCAGGCGAAGTACAACGGGGTCTGCGGGCCCGCGTACCGGGTCGTGGACTCGGCGCCGGTGGGGACCCTGGGCACGGTGTTCCTGACCGTGGACCCGGCGCGGGGGACGCACTGCGTGGTCACGGTCCGCAGCAAGCCGGGGGCCAGGATGTACATGGCCGCGTACGTCAACACGAGCATGGACCCCGACCCGATCGACGACACCGGCGAGTTCACGACGTACGCCGGGCCCGTGTACGCCGGCTCGACGACGGACTGCGTCGGGTGGTGGGGGTGGATCGGGGCCACGCACGGGGAGGGGCCGGTCACCACGGGCTGCGAGTAG
- a CDS encoding SDR family NAD(P)-dependent oxidoreductase has protein sequence MTTPQHKIGSGFGARSTAQEVLRGIDLTGKLAIVTGGYSGLGLETTRALAGAGAHVVVPARRPAAAREALHGIDGTEVDELDLADLGSVRAFAERFLASDRAVDLIINNAAVMASPETRVGPGWEMQFATNHLGHFALVNRLWPALVRGRARVISVSSAGHRNSPVRWDDPHFLRGYDKWQAYGQAKTANALFAVHLDKLGEESGVRAFSLHPGGILTPLQRHLAQEEMVAAGWIDTDGNLINPSFKTPEQGASTQVWAATSPLLADRGGVYCEDCDIAEPAGDGEFTGGVRAYATDPEQAARLWALSAELTGVDAFVTTA, from the coding sequence ATGACTACGCCTCAGCACAAGATCGGGTCCGGGTTCGGAGCCCGGAGCACCGCACAGGAGGTCCTGCGGGGGATCGACCTCACCGGGAAGCTCGCGATCGTGACCGGCGGCTACTCCGGCCTCGGCCTGGAGACCACCCGCGCCCTGGCCGGCGCCGGCGCCCACGTCGTCGTCCCCGCCAGGCGGCCGGCGGCGGCGCGCGAGGCGCTGCACGGCATCGACGGCACCGAGGTCGACGAGCTGGACCTCGCCGACCTCGGCAGCGTCCGCGCCTTCGCGGAGCGCTTCCTCGCCTCGGACCGGGCCGTCGACCTGATCATCAACAACGCGGCCGTCATGGCGAGTCCGGAGACCCGCGTCGGTCCCGGCTGGGAGATGCAGTTCGCGACCAACCACCTCGGCCACTTCGCCCTGGTCAACCGGCTCTGGCCGGCGCTCGTACGCGGCCGGGCCCGGGTGATCTCCGTCTCCTCGGCCGGCCACCGCAACTCGCCGGTCCGCTGGGACGACCCGCATTTCCTGCGGGGGTACGACAAGTGGCAGGCGTACGGGCAGGCGAAGACGGCCAACGCGCTGTTCGCCGTGCACCTCGACAAGCTGGGCGAGGAGTCCGGCGTACGGGCCTTCTCCCTGCACCCCGGCGGGATCCTCACCCCGCTGCAACGCCACCTGGCCCAGGAGGAGATGGTCGCCGCGGGCTGGATCGACACCGACGGCAACCTGATCAACCCGTCGTTCAAGACACCCGAGCAGGGCGCCTCGACGCAGGTGTGGGCGGCGACCTCCCCCCTGCTGGCGGACCGGGGCGGGGTGTACTGCGAGGACTGCGACATCGCCGAGCCGGCGGGTGACGGTGAGTTCACGGGCGGGGTACGGGCCTACGCGACCGACCCCGAGCAGGCGGCGCGCCTGTGGGCGCTCTCGGCCGAACTGACCGGAGTCGACGCGTTCGTGACAACGGCCTGA
- a CDS encoding alpha/beta fold hydrolase, giving the protein MSIDAVLAQDQESPRARPLIPGQAVDGRGAGTTGRVEERDLTFDGFRYTCRVVHHDDPVTEPVLVLGGSSQDRNSWVRHEKWLGPLGQVITVDLPGYGTADFLPAMYGVDFLAATVRHLLGELGVPRVNLVAACYGGAVGLRFTQHYPDLVARLLLVGMTTRIPADYAAAMERWAVMIERGETETIARELADRFMSPPGTGHVRKHAAVSRLVYQQIAGQDPEQLGKSAEHNTRLMRHEWYRPEPVPALPSLVVTGEHDTLCTPAMGREVAAQLPEARFLTIDETDHLAPVERIADFADLMARFCTDRPLEGLPYASEPETLGTRVAGAGGVVAVGPVESVVPGLGGAVVAGAGVAAAAGAVGPTTAGLGACALPGVGVVGVDVP; this is encoded by the coding sequence ATGTCCATCGACGCCGTCCTCGCCCAGGACCAGGAATCGCCCCGTGCTCGCCCGCTGATCCCGGGGCAGGCGGTGGACGGTCGCGGGGCCGGGACGACCGGCCGGGTCGAGGAGCGGGACCTCACGTTCGACGGCTTCCGCTACACGTGCCGCGTCGTCCATCACGACGACCCGGTGACGGAGCCGGTGCTGGTGCTGGGCGGCTCGTCCCAGGACCGCAACTCCTGGGTGCGGCACGAGAAATGGCTCGGTCCGCTGGGGCAGGTGATCACGGTGGACCTGCCGGGGTACGGGACCGCGGACTTCCTTCCCGCGATGTACGGGGTCGACTTCCTCGCCGCGACCGTCCGGCACCTGCTCGGCGAACTGGGGGTGCCGCGCGTCAACCTGGTGGCCGCCTGTTACGGCGGGGCGGTGGGGTTGCGGTTCACGCAGCACTACCCGGACCTCGTGGCGCGGCTGCTGCTGGTCGGCATGACCACCCGTATCCCGGCGGACTACGCGGCGGCGATGGAGCGTTGGGCCGTGATGATCGAGCGGGGCGAGACCGAGACGATCGCGCGTGAGCTGGCCGACCGCTTCATGTCCCCGCCCGGCACGGGTCACGTCCGCAAGCACGCGGCCGTGTCCCGTCTGGTGTACCAGCAGATCGCCGGCCAGGACCCGGAACAGTTGGGCAAGTCGGCGGAGCACAACACCCGGTTGATGCGGCACGAGTGGTACCGCCCGGAGCCGGTGCCGGCCCTGCCGAGCCTGGTGGTGACCGGGGAGCACGACACGCTCTGCACGCCCGCCATGGGGCGCGAGGTGGCGGCGCAGCTCCCGGAGGCGCGGTTCCTGACGATCGACGAGACCGACCACCTGGCGCCGGTGGAGCGGATCGCGGACTTCGCGGACCTGATGGCGCGCTTCTGCACGGACCGCCCGCTGGAGGGGCTGCCGTACGCGAGTGAGCCGGAGACGCTGGGGACGCGGGTGGCGGGGGCGGGTGGCGTCGTGGCGGTGGGGCCGGTGGAGTCCGTGGTTCCTGGGCTGGGTGGCGCTGTGGTGGCCGGGGCGGGTGTGGCTGCGGCTGCGGGGGCGGTGGGCCCTACGACGGCGGGGTTGGGGGCGTGTGCGCTTCCGGGGGTGGGCGTCGTGGGGGTCGACGTACCGTGA
- a CDS encoding DUF305 domain-containing protein: MPRGGGRPHPGGPPPRRGSVLPAVLLALAVLGPLGCGASPAPSDTTPRRTAAVAERGAQAAPAPSASAVAAVGFNDTDRGWAQLMAAMDERTLLLLDLIADRASDAGLADLARRTTVTHRAELTGLRAILRKTGADGANPHEGHDMKGMVTDDELRAITAKRGAAFDDLSLTYLREHLEQSVLVSRGEQSAGGAPEAKKLAAEVTKRRTEQLAALRPLGG; this comes from the coding sequence ATGCCGCGGGGCGGCGGCCGGCCGCATCCCGGCGGACCGCCGCCCCGTCGCGGTTCCGTACTGCCCGCGGTCCTGCTGGCCCTGGCGGTCCTCGGGCCGCTCGGCTGCGGTGCCTCGCCGGCACCGTCCGACACGACCCCCCGGCGCACGGCCGCGGTGGCGGAACGGGGCGCACAGGCCGCTCCCGCGCCGTCCGCGTCGGCGGTCGCGGCGGTCGGGTTCAACGACACCGACCGGGGCTGGGCCCAGTTGATGGCGGCCATGGACGAGCGGACGCTGCTCCTGCTCGACCTGATCGCCGACCGCGCGAGCGACGCGGGACTGGCCGACCTCGCCCGGCGTACGACGGTCACGCACCGGGCGGAACTCACCGGTCTCCGCGCGATCCTGCGGAAGACCGGGGCGGACGGGGCCAATCCGCACGAGGGCCACGACATGAAGGGGATGGTGACCGACGACGAACTGCGCGCGATCACCGCGAAGCGCGGCGCGGCGTTCGACGACCTCTCCCTGACCTACCTCCGAGAGCACCTGGAGCAGAGCGTGCTCGTCTCGCGGGGCGAACAGAGCGCGGGCGGCGCCCCGGAGGCGAAGAAACTCGCCGCCGAGGTGACGAAGCGCCGCACCGAACAACTGGCGGCGCTGCGCCCGCTCGGCGGCTGA
- a CDS encoding DUF1996 domain-containing protein, translating to MRSTRSENGRPVRGGRRKALLAGLIAALAVAAQLVLGPTGVPQKAAAQPAGAQVVRVAEFLAECNFSHRLPDDPIVVPGIPGGSHMHSFFGSHATNAYTNLGDLKTAATTCDPQVDLSSYWVPTLYVNNQPVEPTGTTFYYLGEGVRDDVIARTQPIPEGLKIVAGNAKATGPNDNTRARWSCLHAGQVNPSTDFVNCPAGTMLESYLDFPQCWNGRDLDSADHKSHMSYPVDGTCPASHPVPVPKLRQVLRYPVNGNPAGFRLASGPGYTMHGDFFNAWPVAEMDRRVRDCIRPIIKCGANGIPS from the coding sequence ATGAGATCAACGCGGTCCGAGAACGGCCGCCCCGTCCGCGGGGGACGCCGCAAGGCCCTTCTCGCGGGATTGATCGCGGCGTTGGCGGTCGCCGCCCAGCTCGTGCTCGGGCCCACCGGCGTCCCCCAGAAGGCCGCGGCCCAACCGGCCGGCGCGCAGGTCGTGCGCGTGGCGGAGTTCCTCGCCGAGTGCAATTTCAGCCACCGCCTGCCCGACGACCCCATCGTCGTGCCCGGCATCCCCGGCGGCTCGCACATGCACAGCTTCTTCGGGAGCCACGCGACCAACGCGTACACGAACCTCGGGGACCTGAAGACGGCGGCCACCACCTGCGACCCGCAGGTCGACCTCTCGTCGTACTGGGTGCCGACTCTGTACGTGAACAACCAGCCCGTCGAGCCCACCGGCACGACGTTCTACTACCTGGGTGAAGGGGTACGTGACGACGTCATCGCCCGTACCCAGCCCATACCCGAGGGCCTCAAGATCGTGGCGGGCAACGCCAAGGCCACCGGTCCGAACGACAACACCCGGGCGCGCTGGTCCTGCCTGCACGCCGGACAGGTGAACCCGTCGACGGACTTCGTCAACTGCCCGGCCGGCACGATGCTGGAGTCGTACCTCGACTTCCCGCAGTGCTGGAACGGCAGGGACCTCGACTCGGCCGACCACAAGAGCCACATGTCCTACCCGGTCGACGGAACGTGCCCGGCGAGCCACCCGGTGCCGGTCCCGAAGCTGCGTCAGGTCCTGCGCTACCCGGTGAACGGCAACCCGGCCGGCTTCAGACTGGCCTCCGGACCCGGGTACACCATGCACGGCGACTTCTTCAACGCCTGGCCCGTCGCCGAGATGGACCGCCGGGTGCGTGACTGCATCCGGCCGATCATCAAGTGCGGCGCCAACGGAATCCCCTCGTGA